The Macaca fascicularis isolate 582-1 chromosome 1, T2T-MFA8v1.1 genome includes a window with the following:
- the E2F2 gene encoding transcription factor E2F2 isoform X1: MLQGPRALVSAAGQPPKVVPAMSPTELWPSGLSSPQLCPATTTYYTPLYPQTAPPAVASGTCLDATPHGPEGQVVRCLPAGRLPAKRKLDLEGIGRPAVPEFPTPKGKCIRVDGLPSPKTPKSPGEKTRYDTSLGLLTKKFIYLLSESEDGVLDLNWAAEVLDVQKRRIYDITNVLEGIQLIRKKAKNNIQWVGRGMFEDPTRPGKQQQLGQELKELMNIEEALDQLIQSCSLSFKHLTEDKANKRLAYVTYQDIRAVGNFKEQTVIAVKAPPQTRLEVPDRTEDNLQIYLKSTQGPIEVYLCPEEVQEPDSPSEEPLPSTSTLCPSPDSAQPSSSTDPSIMEPTASSVPAPAPTPQQAPLPPSLVPLEATDSMLELPHPLLQQTEDQFLSPTLACSSPLISFSPSLDQDDYLWGLEAGEGISDLFDSYDLGDLLIN, from the exons ATGCTGCAAGGGCCCCGGGCCTTGGTTTCGGCCGCTGGGCAGCCCCCGAAGGTGGTGCCCGCGATGAGCCCCACAGAGCTGTGGCCATCCGGCCTCAGCAGCCCCCAGCTCTGCCCAGCTACTACCACCTACTACACGCCGCTGTACCCGCAGACGGCGCCTCCCGCAGTGGCGTCCGGCACCTGCCTCGATGCCACTCCCCACGGACCCGAGGGCCAAGTTGTTCGATGCCTGCCGGCAGGCCGGCTACCG GCCAAAAGGAAGCTGGATCTGGAGGGGATTGGGAGGCCTGCCGTCCCTGAGTTCCCAACCCCCAAGGGGAAGTGCATCAGAGTGGATGGCCTCCCCAGCCCCAAAA CCCCCAAATCCCCCGGGGAGAAGACTCGGTATGACACCTCGCTGGGGCTGCTCACCAAGAAGTTCATTTACCTCCTGAGCGAGTCAGAGGATGGGGTCCTGGACCTGAACTGGGCCGCTGAGGTGCTGGACGTGCAGAAGCGGCGCATCTATGACATCACCAACGTGCTGGAGGGCATCCAGCTCATCCGCAAGAAGGCCAAGAACAACATCCAGTGGGT AGGCAGGGGAATGTTTGAAGACCCCACCCGGCCTGGGAAGCAGCAACAGCTGGGGCAGGAGCTGAAGGAGCTGATGAACATCGAGGAGGCCTTGGACCAGCTCATCCAGAGCTGCTCTCTGAGCTTCAAGCACCTGACTGAGGACAAGGCCAACAAGAG GCTGGCCTATGTGACTTACCAGGATATCCGTGCTGTCGGCAACTTTAAGGAGCAAACAGTGATTGCCGTCAAGGCCCCTCCGCAGACGAGACTGGAAGTGCCCGACAGGACTGAG gaCAACCTGCAGATATATCTCAAGAGCACCCAAGGGCCCATCGAAGTCTACCTGTGCCCAGAGGAGGTGCAGGAGCCGGACAGTCCTTCCGAGGAGCCCCTCCCCTCTACCTCcaccctctgccccagccctgacTCTGCCCAGCCCAGCAGCAGCACCGACCCTAGCATCATGGAGCCCACAGCATCCTCAG TGCCAGCGCCAGCGCCAaccccccagcaggccccacTGCCTCCATCCCTGGTCCCCTTGGAGGCTACTGACAGCATGCTGGAGCTGCCGCACCCACTCCTGCAGCAGACTGAGGACCAGTTCCTGTCCCCGACCCTGGCGTGCAGCTCCCCTCTGATCAGCTTCTCCCCGTCCTTGGACCAGGATGACTACCTGTGGGGCTTGGAGGCGGGTGAGGGCATCAGCGACCTCTTCGACTCCTACGACCTCGGGGACCTGTTGATTAATTGA
- the E2F2 gene encoding transcription factor E2F2 isoform X2, whose protein sequence is MLQGPRALVSAAGQPPKVVPAMSPTELWPSGLSSPQLCPATTTYYTPLYPQTAPPAVASGTCLDATPHGPEGQVVRCLPAGRLPAKRKLDLEGIGRPAVPEFPTPKGKCIRVDGLPSPKTPKSPGEKTRYDTSLGLLTKKFIYLLSESEDGVLDLNWAAEVLDVQKRRIYDITNVLEGIQLIRKKAKNNIQGRGMFEDPTRPGKQQQLGQELKELMNIEEALDQLIQSCSLSFKHLTEDKANKRLAYVTYQDIRAVGNFKEQTVIAVKAPPQTRLEVPDRTEDNLQIYLKSTQGPIEVYLCPEEVQEPDSPSEEPLPSTSTLCPSPDSAQPSSSTDPSIMEPTASSVPAPAPTPQQAPLPPSLVPLEATDSMLELPHPLLQQTEDQFLSPTLACSSPLISFSPSLDQDDYLWGLEAGEGISDLFDSYDLGDLLIN, encoded by the exons ATGCTGCAAGGGCCCCGGGCCTTGGTTTCGGCCGCTGGGCAGCCCCCGAAGGTGGTGCCCGCGATGAGCCCCACAGAGCTGTGGCCATCCGGCCTCAGCAGCCCCCAGCTCTGCCCAGCTACTACCACCTACTACACGCCGCTGTACCCGCAGACGGCGCCTCCCGCAGTGGCGTCCGGCACCTGCCTCGATGCCACTCCCCACGGACCCGAGGGCCAAGTTGTTCGATGCCTGCCGGCAGGCCGGCTACCG GCCAAAAGGAAGCTGGATCTGGAGGGGATTGGGAGGCCTGCCGTCCCTGAGTTCCCAACCCCCAAGGGGAAGTGCATCAGAGTGGATGGCCTCCCCAGCCCCAAAA CCCCCAAATCCCCCGGGGAGAAGACTCGGTATGACACCTCGCTGGGGCTGCTCACCAAGAAGTTCATTTACCTCCTGAGCGAGTCAGAGGATGGGGTCCTGGACCTGAACTGGGCCGCTGAGGTGCTGGACGTGCAGAAGCGGCGCATCTATGACATCACCAACGTGCTGGAGGGCATCCAGCTCATCCGCAAGAAGGCCAAGAACAACATCCA AGGCAGGGGAATGTTTGAAGACCCCACCCGGCCTGGGAAGCAGCAACAGCTGGGGCAGGAGCTGAAGGAGCTGATGAACATCGAGGAGGCCTTGGACCAGCTCATCCAGAGCTGCTCTCTGAGCTTCAAGCACCTGACTGAGGACAAGGCCAACAAGAG GCTGGCCTATGTGACTTACCAGGATATCCGTGCTGTCGGCAACTTTAAGGAGCAAACAGTGATTGCCGTCAAGGCCCCTCCGCAGACGAGACTGGAAGTGCCCGACAGGACTGAG gaCAACCTGCAGATATATCTCAAGAGCACCCAAGGGCCCATCGAAGTCTACCTGTGCCCAGAGGAGGTGCAGGAGCCGGACAGTCCTTCCGAGGAGCCCCTCCCCTCTACCTCcaccctctgccccagccctgacTCTGCCCAGCCCAGCAGCAGCACCGACCCTAGCATCATGGAGCCCACAGCATCCTCAG TGCCAGCGCCAGCGCCAaccccccagcaggccccacTGCCTCCATCCCTGGTCCCCTTGGAGGCTACTGACAGCATGCTGGAGCTGCCGCACCCACTCCTGCAGCAGACTGAGGACCAGTTCCTGTCCCCGACCCTGGCGTGCAGCTCCCCTCTGATCAGCTTCTCCCCGTCCTTGGACCAGGATGACTACCTGTGGGGCTTGGAGGCGGGTGAGGGCATCAGCGACCTCTTCGACTCCTACGACCTCGGGGACCTGTTGATTAATTGA